Genomic segment of Paenibacillus polymyxa:
AGCTGGCGGGTAAGGAAAAAATCGAGGTCATTTCGACGGGGGGGCAGTTGCTTCAACGCTCGTTGTCATATGTAGGCCCGCTCGCAGAGCGTTCACTAGAAACCTATTATGTGGATAAATTGTTTTTCTCCAGCCAAGGGGTTCATCTGGATCGCGGTATTAGCGAATCGAATGAACTGCAAGCTCGTTTGAAGCAGAAAATGGTCAGCATTGCAGACCGTGTGATTTTACTGGCGGATGCGAGCAAATTTGGGCAGCAGGCGTTTACGCATGTCGTGAACCTGTCGCAAGTGTCCGAGATCATTACAGATTCACGGTTGTCGGACCCGATTCGCAGTCAACTTGCGGAGCTGGCTATTCCAGTTACGGTTGTATAAAGCGGGGAGTTTCCAAGGTGAAGGCCGCTTTGCGTTTCATTTAATCTTACGATCGCTGTTGCAGGGGGATTCTTTGATGATGTAAAAAAGTTATAAGTGAGAATCCCGCTGCAAGCTTCTAAATTATCACTTCCCCGGATTTTTAGCATTGAGTAAAAAAAATCTGGGGGCAACAGCGATGGGAAGCAACATCCGACTGCGCAGTGGCACCAAAGGTAACTTTTTAGTTATAAAGTAGCAATTCTATGGACGGAAGGGGTGTTCCGTATGAAGGTATCTTTATTTATTACCTGTCTGAGTGATGCGATTTATCCCAAGGTGGGGGAAGCGATGGCACGCTTGCTTGCCAGATATGGTGTTCAGCTGGATTTTCCGAAGGTGCAGACATGCTGCGGACAGCCGTCCTATAACAGCGGGTATTGGGATGAAACGAGGGTTGCGGCCAAAACGATTTTGAAAGCGTTTAACGACAGCGATTTTGTCGTATCCCCCTCCGGTTCCTGCACATATATGATTCATCATTACCCGGAGTTGTTTAAGGATGAGCCCGAATGGCTCGATTCGGCACGGAGGCTTGAGCAAAAGACGTACGAGTTTACGCAATTTATGGTGCAGGTGCTGGGCGTGACCGATGTGGGCGCGTCTTTTCCGCATAAGGTAACCTACCATCCGTCTTGCCATGGCACACGTTTGCTCGGCGTGAAGGAGGAACCGATGAAGCTGCTTGGCAGTGTAAAGGGGCTGCAATTAGTACCACTTCCCTTTGCTGAGGACTGTTGTGGCTTTGGCGGGACTTTCGCGGTGAAAATGCCGGATATTTCGGGAGCGATGGTGACTGAAAAAGTGGACCACATCAGGGAGACCGAAGCCGAGGTACTGGTCGGACTAGATATGGCCTGCTTGATGAACATTGCCGGAAATCTCCGGTATCGGGAGGAGCCAGTTCGGGTCATGCATCTGGCTGAGCTGCTGTACGAAGGGGTGAAGCACGCATGACCGCCGTACACTCACATTCCATGAACCAAAAGGTTAAGAAACGCGCAGAGCTGGCTCTCAATGATGATTTTCTGCGGAATGCAGTTCGTTTCACTACAGAGCGGCTGCGCAACGGTAAGCGGGTGGCCTCAGAGCAGCACGGAAATTGGGAGGAATGGCGTGAGCGCGGGCGCCAAATTCGTCTTCATACCATTGCCCATCTGGACTATTACTTAAATCTATTTGTAGAAAATGCCCGCGCCAACGGGGTGCATATCCATTTTGCCGACACAGCAGCCGATGCCGTACGTATTACACTGGATATTGCTGCGCATAGCCAAGCTCGTTCCGTCGTCAAATCCAAGTCGATGGTGTCGGAGGAGTTACATTTGAATCAGGCGCTGGAGGGGGCGGATATCGAGACGATTGAAAGTGACCTCGGTGAATATATTATTCAACTGGCAGGAGAGCCCCCGTCTCATATCGTCATTCCGGCGATTCACAAAAACCGCTATCAGATTGCCGAGCTGCTGTCCAAAGAAGCAGGGGAGAAACTGTCCGCGGATACGACGATTTTGGCGGGCTTTGTCCGCAAAAAGCTACGTGAGAAGTTTCTAGAAGCAGATATTGGCATGACCGGGTGTAACTTTGCCATCGCCGAGACAGGCTCCATGGTTCTGTTCGAAAATGAAGGCAACGCACGAATGGTATCCACTTTGCCCAAAACGCAAATTACGCTGATGGGCATGGAACGGATTATTCCATCTTGGACGGATTTGGAGGTCATGGCTACATTACTGCCACGATCCGCTACCGGACAGAAGCTGACCATGTACATGTCTGGAATTTCAGGCCCCCGGCGTAGCCAAGATGCTGATGGACCGGAGGAAATGCACATCATCATCGTAGATAACGGACGCTCACTACAGCTAGGCAATCCCGAGTTTCAAGAGTTGCTGAATTGCATTCGCTGTGGTGCTTGCCTGAATGCCTGTCCGGTGTACCGACACATCGGCGGGCACGCGTATGGCGGGACATATAGTGGCCCTATCGGTGCAGTGCTTACGCCTGCCCTTCATGGCAACATCGAAGAGTGGAACGATATCGCGAGTGCGTCCAGTCTGTGTGGTGCGTGTTATGAAGCCTGTCCGGTCAAAATACCGCTGCATGATATGCTGGTATATTTGCGTAGACGTAAGGTGGAGGCGGGACAAGGAGATAAGCTGGAAACGGCAGGAATGAAAGGTTTTGCGACAGTGGTTTCCAGCTCGAAGCGATTCGCAGCGGCGATTCGGCTAGGGCAGATTGCACAGAAAGCGGTCGTCCGTAAGGGCGAAATCACCCTTAAGCTGGGCCCGCTAAAGGGATGGAATACGTACCGCGTAGCTCCCTCTCTGGCGAAAAAATTATTTCGTCAGCAGTGGAACACGCTGGAGCATAAACTGGAGCAGGAACGCAACGTGATGCAGCCGGATGTTCTCAGCCGAATGGAGAAGATTTTGGCAGATAGAAGTAAAGGAGGGACGCAGCATGAGGGAACAGAGTAATCCTTCTGCGCAAGCAAAAGCGGCCCATGAAGCGTGGCTTCAGCAAATGGAAGCAGAATCGCATGCTAAGCAAGTACGCTTTATGGACGGCATCGCGACGCGGCTCAAGCGTCCACGACAGACGGAGCCGCCAGTTCAGCCGTTTCGCGGGGCACCTGCATTTTGGCACGAATTCGAATGGAGCGCGGAGCAGCGCATCGAGGAGTTCACCGCCAACTTTACAAGTGTTGGCGGGCATGTCGTGCGTCTGCCGGATTTGGAGCAGACCGCAGACTGGATCGCGCTCAAAGCGCGAGAGCTGGGAGCGGCCTATATCGTCCGGCAGAATGAGCCGGACCTGGATGCGCTCCAGCTGGAATCGGCGCTGCCGGAAGTCCGTTTATCGGTGTGGAACACCGATCCAGTCGAGGACTGGAAGGCCCGCGCTGCCGAGGCGGATATCGGCATCGTCATCGCCGACGAAGCGGCTGCTTACACCGGTTCGGTAGCGGTGCTATCCTCGCCGAAGAAAGGCCGTGCGGTAAGCCTTTTGCCAACCGCACTGATTATTCTTCTGCCCGTAGAGCGCTTGCGAACACGACTGGGCGAGATTCTAAGTCGCTTTGACGAAGTCGGGCGTGAGCAACTGCCCGCAGGCATTCATTTTATTACTGGACCGAGCCGCTCGTCGGATATTGAAAATGATTTGACGATTGGCGTGCATGGACCCGGCATCGTCTATACGTTGTTAGTGGGCTAGCGTGGAGACCGCCTAACGAGCATGATAGAGGGGAAAACGGGTTTCAAAATCTGTTTGTCTGCGATTGCTTCTAACCGAAATGTGGCCATCGTGCAGCTCAGTAATACTTTTTGTAATCGCAAGGCCTAGCCCGGTGCCTCCAGTTTCCTTGGAGCGTGATTTGTCCACCCGGTAAAACCGCTCAAACAAGTGCGGGACATCTTCCGCAGGAATTGGGGTGCCGTAGTTGGTGCAGATTACCACCGCCTCGTCGTCTTCGCGTCCTATGGTGATATCGAGGCGTTTGCCGTCTTTTCCGTACCGAATAGCGTTGGAAAATAAATTTTCATACAGGCGTACCAGCTCGTCTGTATCGGCTAGAATCCGAACAGGCTCGACGATTCGGACACGGTAGGACATGTCCGCCTGTTCCAGCGAGGGTACAAATTCCTCAGCAAGCTGAGTGAGCAATTTGCCGAGATCTACAGGCTCCAGCTCCAGTGGCAGACTGCCACCGCTCACACGCGTGTATTCAAACAGCTCGTCGATCAGCTTTTTAAGTGTCAATGACTTTTCATAAGCAATGTTCACATAATATCGCAGCTCAATTTCATCCCGATAGCGGTCGGTTTCAATATATTCCAAAAAACCGATCACGGATGTTAGCGGGGTGCGAAGATCATGAGATACGCCGGTGATCAGATCGTTTTTGGCTTTGGCGGAAGCCCGTTCTTCTTCCAGTGAGAGACGGAGCTTGTCCGCCATGGTGTTCATATTTTTCGCCAAGGTACCCAGCTCGTCCGCTGAAGAAACAGGAATCGTATAGGACAGATCTCCATCAGCAAACTCCTGCATCCCCGTCGTAATTTCGCGAAGGTAGCCAATCGTATTATTGGTAAAAAGGAAAAAGAAATAAATATATGTAGGTAGCCCGCCCACCAGCATGATCAGTGGGGACCCAATGTGATTTACGGTCCAGCGAACCAGACGGGTGCCAAAAAATGAACGGGAAGGGTTCAGCCATAGCAGCAAGGATGCTCCATAATAAAACACCATCAAAATCAGTCCGGTTAGAGCGAAAGCGGCAAGGCTAAGGGCTGCCAGCTTCCATCCCAACGTGTCATATCGTTTTGCCTTCAAGACGTGAATCCTCCATTAATCGAATTTTTCCATTTTGTAGCCGATGCCCCACACCGTTTTCAGGTATTTGGGTTTTCTCGGATCAGTCTCAATTTTTTCGCGAATTTTACGCACATGAACCATCAGCGTGTTGTTGGATTCCAGATATTGCTCTTTCCACACTTTTTCATAGATCTGCTCCATGCTCAGTACTTGACCACGATTACGGGCCAACAGCTCGACAATGGCAAATTCGCGCGGGGTCAGCTTAATGGATTCTCCGGCGAGAGTGATCTCATGCGTAGCAGAATTAATGGTGAGTTCGTCCAGTATCATTTCATGCTCCAATGCAGGGGAAGAGTGGGTATATTTCCGTACTCTGCGCAGCTGGGATTTGATGCGTGCCACCAGCTCCAACGGGCTGAACGGCTTAGTGACATAATCATCGGCCCCAACGCTAAGTCCTGTGATTTTGTCCATATCTTGTCCCTTCGCAGACAACATAATAATCGGAAAATGCTCGGTTTCCCTGATCTTCATGCATGCTTCAACCCCGTCCATATTGGGCATCATCACATCAAGCACCATCACATCTATCGATTCCCGACTGACTTGCTCCAGCGCTTCCAGTCCGTCTCGTGCCATAAGCAGCCGATATCCTTCATTTTCCAAATAAATTTGCATCAGCTTAATAATTTCAGGTTCATCGTCTACTAATAAAATGGTTCCGTTATGCATGGTTGCGCACCCTTTCTGTTCTTTCTAGCAGTAAACAATATGGGCGTATTATATACCTTTTTAAAGATGGAGGCTATGGACACTCATCTCAGTTCGCTTGCTTGGGGTCGTCAGCCTTTGGATAGTGCTGTTTCAGTTGAAGAAATACGGTTTTCTTGCTTGAATTGTCTTTTTTCTATTTCTGGTAGTTGACCGAACAAGATCCAAGCAAATGGCAGGAAACGGGAGATGATCGACACGACGAGCCAAGAGCAAAGAAGTGCAAAGAAAAAACCTCCGGCATACCACACATGAATAAGCTGCGGAGAACCGATATGTGGTGAAAACTGCCGATACAGGAGCAGGAAGAACGGATGAACCAGATACACACCAAACGACAGTGTGCCCAGACGTTCCAGTTTGCGAGTGACAAAGGAATGTTGTCGTCTAAACATTAAAAAGCAAATCTGTAGTATTACCAGCGTGCTAGACAGGCTGTACATATTATACATAAGTTCAAAAACTAGCGAATTGTACGAGATTCCGTACATTCTATTTTCGTACCACATATAGACATGCATGGTGGCTGAAATCAGCCATAAACCCCAAATTGCGATCCATGTCAGCACGCCGGCAACACTTCGTTCCCCCTTACGCATCAGAAACCACGTTTTCAGCTGTGGGTAGTAGTAACCGAGAGCAGCACCCAGCATGTAGCAGGCTATATAAGACAGTGCCCAACTGCCCTTATTTTGAACCTGAAATAGAAATTTATTTCCAATAACAAATGACCACTGTACCAATAGCCCAAGGACAATAGACCATTGTGGAAGTTGCCGACAACGCTGGAACAGCCACAGTACGAATGGAAATGCGAGATAGAATTGCATCATGATAAAAATATAATATAAATGAGTATAAGCTTTGCCTGTGGCCAGTTTCAGAGCAAAGCTCTTCGCAAGTGTGGCTATATTCCATGGTTCGGAGCTGCCAGCCATAAGGGACAGAATGAAATAAAACAGAGAGAACATGACATAAGGTAAGAGGATGTACAGCAATCTCTGCTTATAAAAGCGGCTTAAGAGCTGTCGTCCCATCGGACGATCCTTGTAGTTGTAGAACAGCACCATGCTGCTAAGCGCGATAAATACGGGGGTTCCATACTTCATCAACACATTGAGGGCATTGTATACAACATATAGGCTGGAATTTGTAAGCTGAACCGTTGCATAAGAAGTGGCATGTACCATCAAGACGGCTAAAATCGCCATGGCTCTGACCAACTGTAATTCGGGAATTTTTTCTTTGGTCTTAGGCTTCATAAGCTTCATTTCCTTTCAGGAGTGAACTGTATCTTGTCGAACTCTTTCTATTAAAAGATAAAGTTCTTAACAACCTGAAAGGGAACGGCTTAAGAAACGCTTATGAACTTCTTAACTTTTGTTAAGAATTGAGGATTTTGCAAAAATCCCATAAGCGACTTCCAATGAACAAGATATAGATCGAAATGGTTTAGTTCGTCTATATATTGCACTTTGGAGCGACTGGAATCGAATTTTGCAAAATCCTGAAATTAAAAAGAACTTCCATAGCCTCAAAATGAGTGGCATGGAAGTTCTTTTTTATACTCATGTTCATTCGTTATTTGCAACGTTTGATAGGTGCGCGTCTAATCTGTCCACGAATGGCACCGTTCGGATGACGGATCGTGTGGACATTGACGTAGGCATTGCCCTCTCTAATTTGGCACACCAAATCATAAATGGTTCTGCCTCTGAGCGGACCGGTAAGATCACAAGCACGAAGCATGCCGCTAACGACGCCTCTTCTAACGGTTATCCCAAACTTCGAAGGACCAAACAGTGTAGCAACAACAGGGCCATTTTCACCTCTTCGGCCCAGATGAATATGCGCTTCGGTTACCCGTGAGATATTGCGTACAGTCAGTTCAAAGCTTAATTGTTGGCTCGTTGGACGGTAACGAAATTCGGCTGTTCCTGTCGCATTTGTTCTGACAGGAGGCACTTCATTAGCCCCCCTTAAGGTGGCTCTAAACTTATTAGACATGACACCCCTCCTTTCCCAGTGTTGGTTTAGTGTATTCACAGGGCCAGAGAAAGGGCTGTACATTAGCCTATTCATCAGAAGTTGTGTGTTTTACAAGTTATTCAGTCCAAGCACAAAACAAACTTTTTCATAGTCTATGAGTATCTGCTAGAGAGAGGAGGGGAAACCATGGGAACATTTATTGATGGAAGAACATCCCAAAATGCTTCGACAGCCAACTCTATTGCCATTCCGATCACTCTTTTAAATACACCTCAATTGTTCGGGCAGATCGGATTAAACACACAGGGAGCTACAGGTACGCCACGGGTTCTGCTTAAAGGAACCATATCGCTTCAACTTCCGCTTGCTTTAGTCGGGATAACGATCACTATTGTAAGAGGTACCCTAGTCACTGACCCTGTTGTTTATTCGGCTACGTCTACTTTCAGTTTGAGTTTATTAGCTCCACAGGTTATTGCGTTCTCAGCCGATGACTTTAACCCGCCGATTACACCACAATTGGTTTATACAGCTTTTGTTTCTGCTAACCTGCTGGGTACAGTACGAGTAGGTCCAGAGAGCTTTGACGGAATTCTGGTTGCGGATTAATGTAGTAATTTTGATATGACGAAATATGCTTCATAAAGCTTCGCAGTTGTAACTGCGAAGCTTTTTTGTGTACAAGTACAAGTTTCAGCTTAACGAATAAACTACTTTTCTTTTGCATAAGAATTACATAGGTATAAACCTGCAACAATGGGTAGAATTTTATGTATACGCTTACAAAAAACGAAATATCCTTTGCTTCATACAATTAAAAATTTGGAGGAGGAATGAAGAATGAAGTGGAAAAAAGGATTGACTGGTATGCTTTTAGCAGCTTTTTTATGTGGTGCACCAGGTGTGGGCATAGCTACCCCGGCACATGCATCCGCTGGCGAGTACAAGTTTGATTTTGGTGGAGGTACGGTCGAAACGGGTTATACTGGAGTGAGCGCTTCGCTGTCCTATGACTCAGCACGTGGCTATGGCTTTCGTACCCCTGAGAATATGCGTAATGTCGGTGCTTCGGGGACTGGAGTGGCAAGCGATGCGGTACGGTTCCTGGCTACAGGTACGAAAAGCGAGAATACTTTTGACGTTGATCTTCCTCCTGGTTTGTATG
This window contains:
- a CDS encoding (Fe-S)-binding protein, with amino-acid sequence MKVSLFITCLSDAIYPKVGEAMARLLARYGVQLDFPKVQTCCGQPSYNSGYWDETRVAAKTILKAFNDSDFVVSPSGSCTYMIHHYPELFKDEPEWLDSARRLEQKTYEFTQFMVQVLGVTDVGASFPHKVTYHPSCHGTRLLGVKEEPMKLLGSVKGLQLVPLPFAEDCCGFGGTFAVKMPDISGAMVTEKVDHIRETEAEVLVGLDMACLMNIAGNLRYREEPVRVMHLAELLYEGVKHA
- a CDS encoding acyltransferase; translated protein: MKPKTKEKIPELQLVRAMAILAVLMVHATSYATVQLTNSSLYVVYNALNVLMKYGTPVFIALSSMVLFYNYKDRPMGRQLLSRFYKQRLLYILLPYVMFSLFYFILSLMAGSSEPWNIATLAKSFALKLATGKAYTHLYYIFIMMQFYLAFPFVLWLFQRCRQLPQWSIVLGLLVQWSFVIGNKFLFQVQNKGSWALSYIACYMLGAALGYYYPQLKTWFLMRKGERSVAGVLTWIAIWGLWLISATMHVYMWYENRMYGISYNSLVFELMYNMYSLSSTLVILQICFLMFRRQHSFVTRKLERLGTLSFGVYLVHPFFLLLYRQFSPHIGSPQLIHVWYAGGFFFALLCSWLVVSIISRFLPFAWILFGQLPEIEKRQFKQENRISSTETALSKG
- a CDS encoding LutC/YkgG family protein, which gives rise to MREQSNPSAQAKAAHEAWLQQMEAESHAKQVRFMDGIATRLKRPRQTEPPVQPFRGAPAFWHEFEWSAEQRIEEFTANFTSVGGHVVRLPDLEQTADWIALKARELGAAYIVRQNEPDLDALQLESALPEVRLSVWNTDPVEDWKARAAEADIGIVIADEAAAYTGSVAVLSSPKKGRAVSLLPTALIILLPVERLRTRLGEILSRFDEVGREQLPAGIHFITGPSRSSDIENDLTIGVHGPGIVYTLLVG
- a CDS encoding response regulator transcription factor, which translates into the protein MHNGTILLVDDEPEIIKLMQIYLENEGYRLLMARDGLEALEQVSRESIDVMVLDVMMPNMDGVEACMKIRETEHFPIIMLSAKGQDMDKITGLSVGADDYVTKPFSPLELVARIKSQLRRVRKYTHSSPALEHEMILDELTINSATHEITLAGESIKLTPREFAIVELLARNRGQVLSMEQIYEKVWKEQYLESNNTLMVHVRKIREKIETDPRKPKYLKTVWGIGYKMEKFD
- a CDS encoding CHRD domain-containing protein, with translation MSNKFRATLRGANEVPPVRTNATGTAEFRYRPTSQQLSFELTVRNISRVTEAHIHLGRRGENGPVVATLFGPSKFGITVRRGVVSGMLRACDLTGPLRGRTIYDLVCQIREGNAYVNVHTIRHPNGAIRGQIRRAPIKRCK
- a CDS encoding sensor histidine kinase, with amino-acid sequence MKAKRYDTLGWKLAALSLAAFALTGLILMVFYYGASLLLWLNPSRSFFGTRLVRWTVNHIGSPLIMLVGGLPTYIYFFFLFTNNTIGYLREITTGMQEFADGDLSYTIPVSSADELGTLAKNMNTMADKLRLSLEEERASAKAKNDLITGVSHDLRTPLTSVIGFLEYIETDRYRDEIELRYYVNIAYEKSLTLKKLIDELFEYTRVSGGSLPLELEPVDLGKLLTQLAEEFVPSLEQADMSYRVRIVEPVRILADTDELVRLYENLFSNAIRYGKDGKRLDITIGREDDEAVVICTNYGTPIPAEDVPHLFERFYRVDKSRSKETGGTGLGLAITKSITELHDGHISVRSNRRQTDFETRFPLYHAR
- a CDS encoding LutB/LldF family L-lactate oxidation iron-sulfur protein; its protein translation is MTAVHSHSMNQKVKKRAELALNDDFLRNAVRFTTERLRNGKRVASEQHGNWEEWRERGRQIRLHTIAHLDYYLNLFVENARANGVHIHFADTAADAVRITLDIAAHSQARSVVKSKSMVSEELHLNQALEGADIETIESDLGEYIIQLAGEPPSHIVIPAIHKNRYQIAELLSKEAGEKLSADTTILAGFVRKKLREKFLEADIGMTGCNFAIAETGSMVLFENEGNARMVSTLPKTQITLMGMERIIPSWTDLEVMATLLPRSATGQKLTMYMSGISGPRRSQDADGPEEMHIIIVDNGRSLQLGNPEFQELLNCIRCGACLNACPVYRHIGGHAYGGTYSGPIGAVLTPALHGNIEEWNDIASASSLCGACYEACPVKIPLHDMLVYLRRRKVEAGQGDKLETAGMKGFATVVSSSKRFAAAIRLGQIAQKAVVRKGEITLKLGPLKGWNTYRVAPSLAKKLFRQQWNTLEHKLEQERNVMQPDVLSRMEKILADRSKGGTQHEGTE